In the genome of Syngnathoides biaculeatus isolate LvHL_M chromosome 14, ASM1980259v1, whole genome shotgun sequence, one region contains:
- the LOC133512064 gene encoding lactase/phlorizin hydrolase-like isoform X7: protein MDSFEWLHGFKVGFGLHHVNFEDSTRPRTPKYSAHFYHRVIKDNGFPTPEDEKILYGNFAKDFIWSTATASYQIEGGWRADGKGLSIWDKFAHTPLRVFNNDNGDVACDSYNKIDEDVSMLRQLKVTHYRFSVSWPRVLPDGTTNFVNEVGLSYYSHLVDALLKANIQPHITLYHWDLPQALQDIGGWENETIVFKFRDYANLIFSRLGHKVKFWITINEPYNIANVGHGYGAAAPGISFRPGTLPYIVGHNLLKAHAETWHLYNDKYRSKQGGIISITINSDWSEPRNPYKQEDVDAARRVVQFYIGWFAHPVFNGDYSDMMKTIIQKRSLEAGLPKSRLPEFTAEEVKRIKGTYDYFGFNHYTTVLAFPVDYGNLQHYDADRGAGTIADRTWLDSGSSWLKVSPFGFRRILNFIKEEYRNPPIIITENGISERGSVDLNDFHRSYYYEKYINQVLKAYILDGVDIRGYTAWSLMDNLEWATGFSERFGLFHVNHTDPKRPRVAKTSAAYYATIITCNGFPDPATGPHDCLNQEVEGTSVPSTSLPSFNMVNFLGITLSSGEAEKGLYTLFALLIVSSLGVICSLFCFLKTKKYSKEIATIQSVLNS from the exons ATGGACTCATTCGAGTGGCTCCACGGGTTCAAAGTGGGATTCGGGCTGCACCATGTCAACTTCGAGGACTCGACCCGGCCGAGAACACCCAAGTATTCCGCTCATTTCTACCATCGAGTCATCAAGGACAACGGATTTCCCACACCAGAGGACGAAAAAATACTTTACGGAAATTTCGCCAAAGACTTCATCTGGAGTACTGCGACAGCATCATATCAG ATCGAAGGAGGATGGAGGGCCGATGGAAAAGGTCTAAGCATCTGGGACAAGTTCGCCCACACACCTCTCCGAGTGTTCAACAATGACAACGGGGACGTCGCCTGCGACAGTTACAACAAAATAGACGAGGATGTTTCAATGTTAAGGCAACTCAAGGTGACGCATTACCGTTTCTCCGTATCCTGGCCGAGGGTCCTTCCAGACGGCACCACCAACTTCGTAAATGAAGTCGGATTGAGTTACTACAGTCATCTGGTGGATGCCCTGCTCAAAGCAAATATCCAACCTCAT ATCACTCTGTACCACTGGGACCTTCCTCAAGCTCTACAGGACATTGGCGGCTGGGAGAATGAAACCATTGTGTTCAAATTCCGGGATTATGCCAACCTCATTTTTAGCCGCCTTGGTCACAAAGTCAAATTCTGGATTACCATTAATGAGCCGTACAACATTGCCAATGTGGGTCACGGCTATGGAGCTGCTGCTCCAG GGATTAGTTTCCGACCGGGCACCTTGCCGTACATTGTGGGCCACAACTTGCTCAAAGCTCACGCTGAGACCTGGCACCTGTACAACGACAAGTACCGCAGCAAGCAGGGCGGAATCATCTCCATCACCATCAATTCCGATTGGTCCGAGCCCAGAAACCCTTACAAGCAGGAGGATGTCGATGCTGCAAGGCGTGTGGTCCAG TTCTACATTGGGTGGTTTGCTCACCCTGTATTTAACGGAGACTATAGTGATATGATGAAAACAATCATTCAAAAGAGAAGCCTTGAAGCTGGCCTGCCAAAATCCAG GCTGCCTGAATTCACTGCGGAAGAAGTCAAAAGAATCAAAGGTACTTATGATTACTTTGGATTTAACCATTACACCACTGTCTTGGCCTTCCCTGTGGACTACGGGAACCTTCAGCACTATGACGCCGATAG AGGTGCGGGAACAATCGCAGATCGCACGTGGCTGGATTCGGGTTCATCCTGGCTCAAGGTTTCACCATTCGGATTCCGGAGGATATTAAACTTCATTAAGGAGGAATATAGAAATCCTCCTATTATCATAACTGAAAATGGCATCTCGGAGCGTGGGTCGGTGGATTTGAATGATTTCCATAGAAGTTACTACTATGAGAAATACATCAACCAGGTTTTGAAAG CTTACATACTGGATGGTGTGGATATTAGGGGCTACACGGCTTGGTCATTGATGGACAACCTGGAGTGGGCCACGGGGTTTTCTGAAAGGTTTGGACTCTTCCACGTCAATCATACAGACCCCAAACGTCCTCGGGTGGCCAAGACCTCCGCTGCCTACTACGCCACCATTATTACATGTAACGGATTTCCAGACCCCGCTACTGGGCCACATGACTGTCTAAACCAAGAAGTGGAAG GGACAAGTGTGCCCAGCACCTCTCTTCCCTCCTTTAACATGGTCAACTTCCTGGGTATCACTCTCTCTTCAGGTGAAGCCGAGAAAGGACTGTACACACTCTTTGCTCTTCTTATCGTTTCCTCGCTAGGAgtcatttgttcattgttttgcttcttgaagacaaagaaatatTCTAAGGAAATTGCTACTATTCAATCAGTACTCAATAGTTAA
- the LOC133512064 gene encoding lactase/phlorizin hydrolase-like isoform X6, with amino-acid sequence MALQKPCPSSNKYQFLFWVGRCPAFPYALRTLRSSGGGPCGNNSWKVMRKVFVVRRRPWSSIERGKANDGVWRRTWAEVKCLPSQPQRTVLSCYHTLLNQILNAGLQPLVVLHGSTVPEALRSKFGGWESQELQRMFILYAEFALQEFGEFTRSWVILSHLDEVWREGPPHDDGYQQAILLLIQNIYQLYHGGFGDKGKVSVGFRASDIELLLQIQESLTMDFLSVQFESNCVSTFHLIEELTWLQIFSKDVPILIYKMALCDCVDSRLQACHNFLKVLNSNNMKIEGCDMMDILSKMDMEGLSTSSGVFKYSSEKTNSYQTVWDKFGVQLESERDIFLNKPFPSDFQWATSSESFKVEGGWAEGGKGETIWDRFGHENKVYDNQTADQACDSYHKVDYDVYLLRGLQVYTHQFSISWARIFPSGYRRSQSDKGVLYYDELINALVNSRIQPVITLYHWDLPQELQNQGGWTNASIIEAFKDYADFCFSKFGDRVKTWNTFSSPWVVSHAGYGVGDHPPQVQDYVVASYQVTHNIIKSHAEAWHVYNDKYRTKHGGKVGIALNSDWAEPLDPSRPEDVVAAYRSIQFTLGWFAHPIFVDGDYPATLKSQIDKKNKLCPHSKPAILPRFTPKESQRINGTADFFGLNHYTSRLINSSDGGCTVGPQGVGDFQTHVDPSWSPTASEWIYSTPWGLRRLLNYIALEYLNIKKVPVYITGNGMPTDFGGTPLNDTTRVDYLRRYINEALKARLLDGVDVQRFTVQSLLDGFEGQQGYSQRFGLHHVNFEDPDRPRTPKQSAYFYSQVITQNGFGIRRGHVFKVAQTQFKPPSKGLTPSEVPSKSKVVWERFSQQSKFHRQIFHYGTFPSNFTWGVSSSAYQTEGAWKADGKGPSIWDVFTHKPGSIPGNANGDVACDSYHRFQEDLYMLRALQVKSYRFSLSWSRIFPTGLRSSLNLKGVDFYNSIIDDILLNGITPMVTLYYWDLPQELQNIGGWESSDMIEIFADFSDFCFSTFGDRVKFWMTFNQPHTIAWSGYGLGQIPPNVRKPGSAPYRVAHNLIKAHAKAYHIYNEKYRKSQRGLISLALDSYWVEPKDVRVLREVAAADRAMQFHLGWFAHPIFKNGDYPDAMKWQVGNKSELQGLAESRLPVFTEEERKYISGTSDVFCLNHFTTKIVSHITARLTPPSYEYDRDLTEEEDANSPSTAIKNQRAVAWGLRRLLNWVKYEYGDPDIYITDSGVATESKTKWDDSARVFYFKTYIDEALKASNLDDVKVKGFTAASLMDSFEWLHGFKVGFGLHHVNFEDSTRPRTPKYSAHFYHRVIKDNGFPTPEDEKILYGNFAKDFIWSTATASYQIEGGWRADGKGLSIWDKFAHTPLRVFNNDNGDVACDSYNKIDEDVSMLRQLKVTHYRFSVSWPRVLPDGTTNFVNEVGLSYYSHLVDALLKANIQPHITLYHWDLPQALQDIGGWENETIVFKFRDYANLIFSRLGHKVKFWITINEPYNIANVGHGYGAAAPGL; translated from the exons GCCTCCCCAGCCAGCCCCAACGAACTGTCCTCAGCTGCTACCATACTCTCCTGAATCAGATCTTGAATGCGGGTCTCCAGCCTCTCGTAGTCCTTCATGGATCCACAGTGCCGGAAGCTCTGAGATCAAAGTTTGGAGGATGGGAAAGCCAAGAGCTGCAAAGGATGTTTATACTCTATGCAGAGTTTGCGTTGCAAGAGTTTGGCGAGTTCACTCGCTCCTGGGTGATACTCAGTCATCTGGATGAGGTTTGGCGAGAGGGACCACCACACGATGATGGTTATCAGCAAGCTATCCTTCTGTTGATCCAGAATATTTACCAACTTTACCATGGCGGCTTTGGAGACAAAG GGAAAGTTTCTGTTGGATTTAGAGCGAGTGACATCGAACTACTTTTGCAGATCCAAGAATCACTCACA ATGGACTTCTTGTCAGTGCAGTTCGAGTCCAACTGCGTCTCCACATTTCATTTGATTGAGGAGCTGACCTGGTTGCAG ATTTTCAGTAAGGATGTGCCTATCCTGATCTACAAGATGGCGCTCTGTGATTGTGTTGACAGTCGGCTCCAGGCTTGCCATAATTTCTTAAAAG TGCTCAACAGCAACAATATGAAAATAGAAGGATGTGACATGATGGACATATTGAGCAAGATGGATATGGAGGGTCTGTCTACCAG CTCTGGAGTCTTTAAATATTCCAGCGAAAAGACAAACAGTTACCAGACGGTCTGGGATAAATTTGGTGTCCAGCTCGAATCTGAACGTGACATTTTCCTGAACAAACCCTTCCCCTCGGACTTCCAGTGGGCCACTTCCAGCGAGTCCTTCAAAGTGGAAGGAGGCTGGGCCGAAGGTGGCAAGGGAGAAACTATTTGGGATCGCTTTGgtcatgaaaataaagtttATGATAATCAGACTGCTGATCAAGCTTGTGACAGTTATCACAAGGTAGATTACGATGTCTACCTCCTTCGAGGCCTTCAAGTCTACACCCACCAGTTTTCCATTTCATGGGCACGTATTTTCCCATCAGGATATCGAAGGAGCCAGTCTGATAAAGGTGTACTTTATTATGACGAACTAATCAATGCTCTCGTTAATTCGAGAATACAACCAGTCATCACTTTGTACCACTGGGACCTGCCCCAAGAACTCCAGAATCAGGGCGGATGGACCAACGCTTCAATTATTGAAGCCTTCAAGGACTACGCGGACTTTTGCTTCTCCAAATTCGGAGATAGGGTCAAGACATGGAACACGTTCAGTAGCCCTTGGGTGGTTAGCCACGCCGGCTACGGGGTCGGTGATCACCCCCCTCAAGTCCAAGATTATGTGGTGGCGTCCTACCAG GTGACTCATAACATAATTAAGTCCCACGCCGAGGCCTGGCATGTTTACAATGACAAATACAGAACCAAACACGGTGGAAAGGTGGGCATCGCGTTAAACTCCGACTGGGCCGAGCCCTTAGACCCATCCAGACCTGAGGACGTGGTGGCAGCATACCGTTCCATACAATTCACTCTGGGATGGTTTGCTCACCCTATATTTGTGGACGGAGACTACCCGGCAACTCTGAAGAGTCAGAttgacaagaaaaacaaactgtgCCCTCATTCAAAACCTGCGATTCTTCCACGTTTCACTCCCAAAGAAAGTCAACGGATTAACGGAACAGCCGACTTTTTTGGACTAAACCATTATACGTCACGACTTATTAACAGCAGTGATGGTGGTTGCACCGTTGGTCCACAAGGCGTGGGTGACTTCCAGACCCACGTAGACCCATCTTGGTCTCCTACAGCTTCGGAGTGGATCTATTCTACGCCCTGGGGGCTGAGAAGACTTCTCAACTACATCGCTTTGGAGtacttaaacattaaaaaagtgCCTGTGTACATAACAGGAAACGGCATGCCAACAGACTTTGGGGGGACCCCCTTAAATGACACCACTAGAGTAGACTACTTAAGGAGGTACATCAACGAAGCTCTGAAAG cCAGACTCCTTGACGGGGTGGACGTGCAACGGTTCACCGTGCAATCACTATTGGATGGATTTGAGGGGCAACAAGGCTACAGCCAAAGATTTGGGCTTCACCATGTCAACTTTGAGGACCCGGACAGACCCAGGACCCCTAAACAGTCGGCGTACTTCTATTCACAGGTTATAACACAAAATGGATTTGGCATAAGACGTGGGCACGTTTTCAAAGTGGCACAGACACAATTTAAGCCTCCCTCAAAAGGGTTAACTCCTTCAGAGGTTCCATCCAAGTCCAAGGTTGTTTGGGAGAGATTCTCCCAACAGTCCAAATTCCACCGGCAAATCTTCCACTATGGCACGTTCCCATCAAATTTTACCTGGGGAGTATCGTCTTCCGCTTACCAAACTGAAGGGGCCTGGAAGGCTGATGGCAAGGGACCAAGTATTTGGGATGTGTTTACCCACAAACCAGGCAGTATACCAGGTAACGCCAACGGGGACGTGGCCTGTGACAGTTACCACAGATTCCAGGAGGACCTCTACATGCTGCGAGCTTTGCAGGTTAAGTCGTACCGATTTTCCTTGTCCTGGTCCAGGATCTTTCCTACTGGTCTCCGAAGTTCCCTGAATCTAAAGGGTGTTGACTTTTACAACAGCATAATTGACGATATTCTGCTAAATGGCATCACACCGATGGTAACGCTGTACTACTGGGATCTCCCCCAGGAATTGCAAAACATTGGCGGCTGGGAGAGTTCAGACATGATTGAAATTTTCGCAGATTTTTCCGATTTCTGTTTTTCTACCTTTGGAGACAGGGTAAAGTTTTGGATGACTTTCAATCAGCCGCACACCATCGCGTGGTCAGGATACGGACTCGGACAGATTCCGCCGAATGTTAGGAAGCCAGGAAGTGCACCATATAGAGTTGCACACAACCTCATAAAAGCCCATGCCAAGGCTTACCATATCTACAATGAAAAATACCGCAAATCCCAACGTGGCCTAATTTCGCTAGCCCTCGATTCTTACTGGGTAGAACCGAAGGATGTCCGCGTTCTCCGTGAAGTGGCAGCTGCCGACCGTGCGATGCAGTTCCATTTGGGCTGGTTCGCACACCCCATTTTCAAAAACGGCGACTATCCTGATGCGATGAAGTGGCAGGTTGGAAACAAGAGCGAACTCCAAGGTCTGGCTGAGTCCAGACTGCCTGTGTTCACCGAGGAGGAAAGGAAGTACATCAGTGGGACTTCTGATGTGTTCTGCTTAAACCACTTCACCACAAAGATCGTTAGCCATATCACGGCTCGGCTCACGCCGCCATCCTACGAATACGACCGCGACTTGACGGAAGAAGAAGACGCCAATTCGCCAAGCACAGCCATCAAAAATCAGAGAGCTGTGGCCTGGGGCTTGAGGAGACTCCTCAACTGGGTCAAGTATGAATATGGAGACCCGGACATTTACATCACTGACAGTGGGGTTGCCACAGAATCAAAAACCAAGTGGGATGACTCTGCCAgggtgttttatttcaaaacctACATTGACGAGGCTCTCAAAG CCTCTAATCTGGATGATGTGAAGGTGAAAGGCTTCACGGCTGCCTCTCTCATGGACTCATTCGAGTGGCTCCACGGGTTCAAAGTGGGATTCGGGCTGCACCATGTCAACTTCGAGGACTCGACCCGGCCGAGAACACCCAAGTATTCCGCTCATTTCTACCATCGAGTCATCAAGGACAACGGATTTCCCACACCAGAGGACGAAAAAATACTTTACGGAAATTTCGCCAAAGACTTCATCTGGAGTACTGCGACAGCATCATATCAG ATCGAAGGAGGATGGAGGGCCGATGGAAAAGGTCTAAGCATCTGGGACAAGTTCGCCCACACACCTCTCCGAGTGTTCAACAATGACAACGGGGACGTCGCCTGCGACAGTTACAACAAAATAGACGAGGATGTTTCAATGTTAAGGCAACTCAAGGTGACGCATTACCGTTTCTCCGTATCCTGGCCGAGGGTCCTTCCAGACGGCACCACCAACTTCGTAAATGAAGTCGGATTGAGTTACTACAGTCATCTGGTGGATGCCCTGCTCAAAGCAAATATCCAACCTCAT ATCACTCTGTACCACTGGGACCTTCCTCAAGCTCTACAGGACATTGGCGGCTGGGAGAATGAAACCATTGTGTTCAAATTCCGGGATTATGCCAACCTCATTTTTAGCCGCCTTGGTCACAAAGTCAAATTCTGGATTACCATTAATGAGCCGTACAACATTGCCAATGTGGGTCACGGCTATGGAGCTGCTGCTCCAGGTTTGTAG